In Vagococcus luciliae, one genomic interval encodes:
- a CDS encoding MaoC family dehydratase, with product MIDSSKNKIKAITEFNEGEILSITETLEDSQILLYLGLTKDANPLFIQTEFAEETINDAPIVPSVMLMGIISSNISKHLPGPGWNIVNLTFNLLRNVYHGETLTFHFEIINIDELKRTMTLSVKAYDYDDERILNSVVIVELNTKEKVRDVNESTTSNN from the coding sequence ATCATCGATTCGTCAAAAAATAAAATTAAAGCCATTACGGAATTTAATGAAGGAGAGATTTTAAGCATTACAGAAACCTTAGAAGATAGCCAAATTTTACTCTATCTAGGATTAACCAAAGATGCGAACCCTTTATTTATTCAAACAGAATTTGCTGAAGAAACGATTAATGATGCGCCAATTGTACCAAGTGTCATGCTAATGGGAATTATCTCGAGTAATATCTCAAAACATTTACCTGGTCCAGGGTGGAATATTGTGAATCTAACATTTAACTTGTTAAGAAATGTGTATCATGGTGAAACATTGACCTTTCATTTTGAAATCATAAACATTGACGAGTTGAAGAGAACGATGACACTTTCTGTTAAAGCGTATGATTATGATGATGAACGTATTTTAAATTCGGTGGTTATTGTCGAACTTAATACAAAAGAGAAAGTGAGAGATGTCAATGAATCAACAACATCAAACAATTGA
- the murC gene encoding UDP-N-acetylmuramate--L-alanine ligase, which produces MELHKNKTYHFVGIKGTGMSALALILHQKGFTVQGSDIDKYIFTQRELELANIPIKPFQEVNIQDDMVVIAGNAFPDSHIEIKAALKKGLPVIRYHKFLGEFIKHFTSVAVTGSHGKTTTTGLLSHVFSGIEPTSYLIGDGTGHGEPGAKFFCFEACEYRRHFLAYSPDYAIMTNIDFDHPDYYHGIEDVFDAFQSFANQVKKGIIAFGDDKNLRRLKTDVPIYYYGLNDTDDFQAVNIERTTEGSSFDVLHKGDMIGSFKVPTYGVHNILNALSVIAISHLEGFDMSLVAKEMLTFGGVKRRFSEKRVSDMIIVDDYAHHPAEIKVTIDAARQKYPEKEIIAVFQPHTFTRTIALLDEFAESLDHADQVYLCDIFGSAREEIGSVKIEDLGVKISKGGDLITLENMSPLLDYKEAVVIFMGAGDVQKFEVAYESLLGNTRPNTM; this is translated from the coding sequence ATGGAACTGCATAAAAATAAAACGTACCACTTTGTCGGAATTAAAGGAACAGGAATGAGTGCATTAGCTCTTATTTTGCATCAAAAAGGATTTACAGTACAAGGATCTGATATTGACAAATATATCTTTACTCAAAGAGAATTAGAATTGGCTAACATTCCAATTAAACCATTTCAAGAAGTAAATATACAAGATGACATGGTAGTTATCGCTGGGAATGCTTTTCCAGACAGTCATATTGAAATAAAAGCCGCACTTAAAAAAGGATTACCGGTTATTCGTTATCATAAATTTTTAGGAGAATTTATTAAGCACTTTACAAGTGTTGCGGTAACTGGTTCTCATGGAAAAACAACCACAACTGGTCTTTTATCTCATGTGTTTTCTGGAATCGAGCCAACAAGTTATTTAATTGGAGATGGAACGGGTCATGGTGAACCAGGAGCAAAATTCTTCTGTTTTGAAGCATGTGAATACCGACGTCACTTTTTAGCGTATTCGCCTGATTATGCGATTATGACAAATATTGATTTTGATCATCCTGATTATTATCATGGCATTGAAGATGTATTTGATGCATTTCAGTCATTTGCTAATCAAGTGAAAAAAGGGATTATTGCCTTTGGTGATGATAAAAACTTAAGACGCTTGAAAACAGATGTGCCAATCTACTATTATGGTTTAAATGATACAGATGATTTCCAAGCGGTTAATATCGAGCGAACAACTGAAGGGTCATCATTTGATGTGCTTCATAAAGGGGACATGATTGGCTCATTTAAAGTACCAACATATGGCGTGCACAATATTTTAAATGCTTTAAGCGTGATTGCGATTTCTCATTTAGAAGGATTTGATATGAGTTTAGTCGCCAAAGAGATGTTAACATTTGGTGGCGTGAAACGTCGCTTTAGTGAAAAACGTGTTTCTGATATGATTATTGTTGATGACTATGCGCATCACCCAGCAGAAATAAAAGTGACCATTGATGCTGCGCGACAAAAATATCCTGAAAAAGAAATTATTGCTGTCTTCCAACCACATACGTTTACTAGAACCATTGCGTTATTGGATGAATTCGCTGAATCACTAGATCATGCTGACCAAGTTTATTTATGTGATATCTTTGGTTCTGCAAGAGAAGAAATTGGTTCAGTAAAAATTGAAGATTTAGGCGTTAAAATTTCAAAAGGTGGCGATTTAATTACACTAGAAAATATGTCACCACTACTTGATTACAAAGAGGCTGTTGTGATTTTTATGGGAGCAGGAGACGTACAGAAATTTGAAGTGGCGTATGAAAGTTTATTAGGAAACACTCGTCCAAATACAATGTAG
- a CDS encoding GntR family transcriptional regulator, translating to MIEIDTESIIPIYSQLMFQIKRAIVLGNLKKGQSMPSVRSLAGDIGVNLHTINKAYKLLVEEGVLVQEKKGFTVSCEKPIQTSEENKKQIQQKLDEIIIDGLIFDLDIEALIEQRLNILEGCEINDLDN from the coding sequence ATGATAGAGATTGATACAGAGAGTATTATCCCAATATATAGTCAGCTAATGTTTCAAATAAAGCGAGCAATTGTATTAGGGAATCTAAAGAAGGGACAAAGTATGCCAAGCGTGAGATCGCTGGCAGGAGACATTGGAGTGAATTTGCATACGATTAATAAAGCGTACAAATTACTTGTAGAAGAGGGTGTATTGGTTCAAGAAAAAAAAGGCTTTACAGTGAGTTGTGAAAAACCAATTCAAACCAGTGAAGAAAATAAAAAACAAATTCAACAAAAATTAGATGAAATTATTATCGATGGGTTAATTTTTGATTTAGATATAGAGGCATTAATTGAGCAAAGATTAAATATACTTGAAGGATGTGAAATAAATGATTTGGATAATTAG
- a CDS encoding OsmC family protein produces the protein MTVQTFKTVAENTQGVQVSVKSRGFEFVLDEPKNLGGNDTGMNPVEALLGALGACKVIVAKSFAAYHKINLKSIKVEVEGELDTDGFSGKNPNAKVGFSKIVSNFYIDADNTDEEIADYVRFINKTCPVADTIENAPEMESYIIK, from the coding sequence ATGACAGTTCAAACATTTAAAACAGTAGCAGAGAATACTCAAGGAGTACAAGTTTCCGTAAAATCAAGAGGTTTTGAATTTGTATTAGATGAACCTAAAAATCTAGGCGGAAATGATACTGGAATGAATCCAGTGGAAGCGTTATTAGGTGCATTAGGGGCTTGTAAGGTCATTGTAGCTAAAAGCTTTGCCGCTTATCATAAAATTAATCTAAAATCTATCAAAGTAGAAGTAGAAGGCGAATTAGATACAGATGGTTTTTCAGGAAAAAATCCAAATGCTAAAGTTGGTTTTTCTAAAATCGTGTCAAACTTTTATATCGACGCTGATAATACAGACGAAGAAATTGCTGATTACGTGCGTTTTATCAACAAAACATGTCCAGTAGCAGATACAATTGAAAACGCTCCTGAAATGGAATCGTATATTATTAAATAA
- a CDS encoding Bax inhibitor-1/YccA family protein encodes MNQQHQTIEHTNGLAKFYSKVYGYLGVGLGISALISYLVLNVFAESVLPVIFGNPLLFWGMWIAQLVLVVYLGKNAFNDSAKSLIGFIAYSALTGVTISVTLAMYNQQAIVSAFVTTAIMFVGMSLLGVFIKKDLSAIGHALYSLVIGVIIATLINVFFLKSAPVDYFISYSMVVIFAGLIAYDNQKIKLIYQESGAKTASGLAVYCALSLYLDIVNLFLALVRIFGRD; translated from the coding sequence ATGAATCAACAACATCAAACAATTGAACATACAAATGGTTTAGCGAAATTTTATAGTAAAGTATATGGTTATTTAGGAGTTGGCTTAGGTATTAGTGCCTTAATTTCTTACTTAGTGCTTAATGTATTTGCTGAATCTGTTTTACCAGTTATTTTTGGTAATCCATTACTATTTTGGGGTATGTGGATAGCACAACTTGTACTAGTTGTTTACCTTGGAAAAAATGCGTTTAATGATTCAGCTAAATCATTAATTGGGTTTATCGCCTATTCCGCTTTAACTGGTGTGACCATTTCTGTCACGCTTGCGATGTACAATCAACAAGCCATTGTTAGTGCGTTTGTTACAACGGCGATTATGTTTGTTGGGATGTCACTACTTGGTGTGTTTATCAAAAAAGATTTAAGTGCCATAGGTCATGCTTTATATAGTTTAGTGATTGGTGTGATTATTGCGACACTGATTAACGTATTTTTCTTAAAAAGTGCCCCAGTTGATTATTTTATTTCTTATTCAATGGTTGTCATTTTTGCCGGATTAATTGCATATGATAATCAAAAGATTAAATTAATCTATCAAGAAAGTGGTGCGAAAACAGCATCAGGTTTAGCTGTTTATTGTGCATTAAGTTTATACCTTGATATCGTCAACTTATTCTTAGCGTTAGTAAGAATTTTCGGTAGAGATTAA